The genome window GGTCGAATCGTCTGGATCGGCCGCGGCGCGGAATGCGATATTTCGGCCGTCGACGTGATTAGCACCGACGGTCGCCTGCGATTCCGCGTCGAACATCAAGCGTTCGATATTCCGGTTTGGGGCCGGCATCACGTCACTTCAGCCCTGGCGGCAATCGCCGTCGGTCGATCATTCGGATTGGACCTGCGCGAAATCGCGACGGCACTGACCACTTTCCGCTCGCTCCCGATGCGATGCGAGATGACCGGCGCCGCAGGCGTGCAAATCATCAACGACGCCTACGACTCGAATCCGACGTCGATGCGGGCCGCGTTGGAATTGCTGCGCGAAATCGACACTTCGGGCCGGCGAATTCTCGTCAGCGGCGATTACAGCAGCCTCGCCTTCGATAGTCCCGACGCGGCTGCGCTGTGGCACCAGCGATTGGGCGCGGATGTGGTCGATCGTTGCGGGGCCGATCAACTCATTGCCTGCGGCCGGCAAGCGGAGCGTGTAGCCACTGCCGCGATCGCTGCCGGAATGCCCGCCGATCGGGCCGTACCCTTCGCGCGGTGGGAAGAAACGCTCGAGCATTTGAGCGGCGTCGTGCGGGCGGGCGACGTCGTGCTGGTGAAAGGGGGCCGATCGATGGGCATGGAACGCATTGTCGAGTCGCTGAAATCACGGCTGGCGTCGAAGATTCCGTTGCGAATTGCGGCGTAGGCGATTTTTTCGAACCGTACACCCAAGGAAACATTAAGGCTCCATCGTAGACGCTCGGTTTGCGGGAACTGGAGCGTCACCCTCCCTCCTGGGGTAGGAGCATCAGCTTGCTGCAGGGCGGTTTCTGGGTCAACCGCTAGCGGCAAGTGCTTCGCGATGGAGCCTACGACTGAGCACCGGGGCGGCAAGTGCCGCTCCGGTGTCTCAGGGAACACGCGGCGCGTAGCGGCCGTGGTGCATCTCGCTGGGGCAGCCAGCCGAGGTTGGAAGCACCACACGCGGAACAATTCGTTGCCGCGACCCCCGGGGTCGCGGTTCGAGCGGCGATGGAAGCCATTTTCCATCGCTGTTCCGCTTTTAGGACCTTCTCGCAGACCGCCACACAAGCCCGACGCGTTAGCGAGGGGTATCTTTGACAGACCTTCACACTCCCTCGGTTTTGCCAAGAATCGCGGGCCACGGTCGAATACAGAGATATCCGAGCGCCGTCAACCCGCGCCCCTGGAATGCCTTCGCTGGACCTCCACCAATGACCTCCGAAAAGCTGCGAGCGAAACTGTCGCGACACAATCGGCTGCAAATCGCGATTGGCTCGGCGCTCTGCGCCGCGGCCCCCGTGCTATGGGTGGGATCGTTTTGGATCGGACGGTATTTATTTTATTTGCCATTCTCGATTGCCGGCGTGCAGGGAATGTGGGGGCCAAGCTGCTATGTCGCTTGGGCGTTTACAGCCATCCTGGCGTTCGAGGGGCTGCGTAGTTCGGGCCCGCTCTTCGAGCTCGACGATTTCGCGCAGTCGGGTTTCAGCGAATACGAAAGCCCTTTCACTTCGACAGCGGATACACGCCTGGTGGGCGCAACACTGGTAGAGGCTTGGGTCGTGACACAAACCTTATTTCTCGCGCCGCGAACAACCGTGTTCGCGATCAGAACCTTGCAATCGGTGACTCGCGCTTCCGATGCAACGATCGAGCAAGCTGCGGCGATCTTTACAGCGCTCGGCACGAATCGCCGCTGGCATGCGGCGCGCGACTTCGGCGATTGCGGTCCGGCAATCCGCTTCTTGAGCCGATTGCGGCTGATCTGGATGCAGGGCGGGTCAAATGGCCTGGAACTCCGCTTCCCTGCCGGCATGAGCGAAGCCGAATTGGTGTGAGATCTGTCGCGCAAGAGCCGGAGCAGCGCGCCTGCTATAATCGTTCCCGGTCGAAAGCCTAGCCTTTGCGGGCTCCATCGATTGCCGGCGTTCGCTGCCCAATCAACCGTGGAAGAAAAACGAAAGAATGAATCGAACCAGTTTTCTGACCCGCATTTGTTTTTTCGTTGCCGCGTGTTTGCTTTTCGTTTCTACCGCTGCGCACGCAGTTCTCGCAGCGGATTCGTCGCAGCAAGCCCCGCCGCGGCCGAATATCGTCTACATCCTCTGCGACGATCTGGGATACGGCGACGTGCATTGCTTGAACCCGCGACGAGGCAAAATCCCTACGCCGAATATCGATCGCTTGGCGACGCAGGGTATGGCATTTACCGACGCCCATGGCGGTTCGTCGGTTTGCACGCCGACGCGCTACGGCATTCTCACCGGGCGCTACGCTTGGCGCTCGCGGCTGCAAAGCGGCGTGCTGGCGGGCGAAAGTCCTCCGCTCATCGCCCCGCAGCGGCTGACCGTGCCCGTGCTGCTCAAGCAACACGGCTATGCCACGGCCTGCCTGGGAAAATGGCACCTCGGCTTGAAATTCGGCCCGCACGGTTATGCCGACTCGATCGAAGATGGCCCGCTCGAGCATGGATTTGACTATTTCTACGGCATCAGCGCATCGCTCGATATGCCGCCGTTCGCCTTCGTCGAAAACCACCGCTTCACGGAAATTCCCTCGGTGACCAAGAAGTGGTTGCGTGCCGGGCCAGCCGCGAAAAGCTTCGACGCAGTCGATGTTCTGCCGACATTGACCCGCAAAGCGGTCGCATATATTGGCGGCCATGCGGCGAGCGCGAAGTTAGGAAATCCGTTTTTCTTGTACCTCGCGTTCACCTCGCCGCACACGCCGATCGTGCCGACCGCCGAATGGCAAGGCAAAAGTCCGTTGGGGCCATATGGAGATTTCGTGATGCAAACCGATTGGGCGACCGGCGAAGTGCTGCACGCGATCGACAAAGCCGGCTTGGCCGACGACACGCTCGTCATCTTCACCAGCGACAACGGCTGCAGTCCGGCCGCCGGTGTCGACAAGCTCGAAGCCAAGGGGCACTACCCAAGCGCCGAATTTCGCGGATATAAGTCGGATATTTGGGACGGCGGCCACCGCATTCCGTTCATCGTCCGTTGGCCGGGCCAGGTGAAAGCCGCCGCCGCCAGCGATCAGCTCACCTGCCTTACCGACTTGCTGGCAACGTGCGCCGATTTGGTCGGCGACAAGCTTCCAGACAATGCCGGCGAAGACAGCGTCAGCATCCTGCCGGCGCTGTTGGGCCGCGACAAGGCGCCGCTGCGCGAAGCGGTCGTGCATCATTCGATCGACGGCCTGTTCGCGATTCGCCAGGGTCCGTGGAAGCTCGAGTTTTGCCCCGGCTCCGGCGGTTGGAGCACGCCGCACGATGCTCAAGCGACGAAAGCAGGTTTGCCCGAGATTCAGCTCTACAACATGCGGGGCGACGTCGGCGAGCGAACCAATGTCGAAGCCGACCACCGCGATATCGTCCGCCGCCTGACGAAGCTGTTCGAGCGCTACGTTGCGGAAGGCCGCAGCACGCCCGGCGCCACGCAGTCGAACGACGTGCGGGTCGAAATCTTCAAAACGGCCAGTGCCAAGGCGAGCGAAAAGCTGCGCGAAATCGGCGACTAAGAGCCCGTTGAAGTATTGCCCCATGGACGATTGCTTGTGTGCCACTGGCTCTGCCAGTGTCTTCATTGGGGAGCCTGCCAACTCGCAGCTCACACTGGCAGAGCCAGTGGCACACGAGAATCTGTCAACGATTTCCTCGCTAATGCTTCGGGCTTGTGTGCCGCAGTTCGCCGCTAGCATCTCGCGTTGCCATAGACCGGTTCGCCGCGCGCAGATACTATCTGCGACCCGATTTTTCTTGCGAGGTCTAACCATGTCTACCGGTTTCTTGGCCGATGGATTGATTGCCGGCGGCAATGTGCCAATCCACACGTCGACGTGCCCCTCCGACTCGCGCACCGTGCAACTGCTCGACCTGATCGGCAATACGCCGCTCGTGCCGCTGCGCGCGATCGACACCGGTCCGTGCGAACTGCTGGTGAAACTCGAGAACTGCAACCCCGGCGGTTCGATCAAAGATCGCATCGGCCGCTCGATGATCGAAGCGGCCGAGCGCGACGGCCGGATTCAGCCCGGCTCGACGCTCGTCGAAGCCACGGCCGGCAACACCGGCTTGGGCCTCGCGCTGATCGCGGCTCAAAAGCAATATCGCCTGATCCTCGTCATTCCCGACAAGATGAGCCAGGAAAAGGTGAACCATCTCAAGGCACTGGGGGCCGAGGTGGTGATGACCCGCAGCGACGTCGGCCGCGGCCATCCGGAATATTATCAAGACATGGCCGAGCAGATCGCCCGGCAAACGCCGCGCAGCTTCTACGTCAATCAGTTCAACAATCCAGCCAATCCGGCGGCCCACGAAACGACCACCGCTCCGGAAATCTGGCGGCAATGCGAAGGGCGGCTGGATGCGGTCGTGTGCGGCGTCGGCTCCGGCGGCACGCTCACCGGCCTGAGCCGCTATTTCGCCAAAGTCGCGCCGCATGTGGAAATCGTGCTGGCCGATCCGGTCGGCTCGGTGTTGGCTGATTACATCGCAACCGGCCGCATCGGCGAGGCCGGCTCGTGGCTCGTCGAAGGCATCGGCGAGGATTTTCTGCCGCCGATCGCCGATCTTTCCCGCGTGCGGCGGGCGTACCAGATTTCCGATCGCGAAAGTTTCGAGGTTGCCCGCGACCTGTTGCGGCGCGAAGGGCTGTTGGCCGGCTCGTCGTCGGGCACCCTCGTCGCCGCCGCCCTGCGCTATTGCCGCGAGCAGACCGAGCCGAAGCGCGTCGTTACGTTCGCCTGCGACTCGGGCAACAAATATCTTTCGAAAATGTACAACGACAACTGGCTTGCCGACCAGGGCATCGACCGCCGCGAGCGCACCGGCGATCTGCGCGACTTGATCAGCCGCCGGTTTGCCGATCAGGCCGTGGTCACCGTGGCGCCGAGCGATCCGCTTTATATCGCGCATACACGGATGCGATCGCACGACGTGTCGCAGCTTCCCGTCGTGCAGCGCAGCGCGATCGTCGGGCTGATCGACGAATCGGACCTGCTGTTGGCGGTGGCCGACGACCCGGCCGGCTTTCAGCAGCCGGTCGAGCGGCACATGATCTCCCGATTGGTGACGCTGCCGCGACACGCCCGGATCGACGAGGCGCGAGCGATTCTTACAAGTGGACTGGTGGTGATCGTCGCCGATGAAACAGGTTTTCACGGACTGATTACCCGGACCGACCTGTTGAACTTTTTGCGGCGGCGCTAACGCGCGAAACCGCAAGCGAGCTTCCCACGCCGAGTGGGCTGGTGGCTCGCTTGCGGTTTCGCGCGTCGAACATCAATCGGTTTTTGCGACATCAGGAAATGAACAAACATGCTTCACGAAACAACTCCGGCAATCGCTGGTGCGGCGACGAGTGTCGTCCCCGTCGTGCTGCCCCTCGCATCGACTTTGCCGCCGCGGCTCGGATTCGCCACGCGAGCGGTTCATGCCGGCCAGCATCCCGATCCGACGACCGGGGCGGTGATGCAGCCGATCTACGCCACGAGCACCTATGTGCAGCAGTCGCCCGGCGTACATAAGGGCTTCGACTACGGTCGTTCGCACAACCCGACGCGCTTCGCCTTCGAGCGCTGCGTGGCCGATTTGGAAAACGGGCAATCGGCGTTCGCGTTTGCCTCGGGCTTGGCTGCAGCAGCCACGGTGCTCGAGGTGCTCGACCATGGCGCGCACGTTGTCGTATGCGACGATTTATACGGCGGTTCGTATCGCCTGTTCGAACGCGTGCGCCGCCGCACGGCGAACCTCGATTTCACGTATGTCGATCCGACCAATCTGCCGGCGCTCGAAGCGGCCATATTGCCGAACACGCGGATGGTGTGGATCGAGTCGCCATCCAACCCGCTTTTGAAATTGGCCGACCTGGAGCGCATCGCCGCGCTCGCGGCGCGGCATCATTTGATCAGCGTCGCCGACAACACGTTTGCCACGCCGTTCGTGCAATGCCCCCTGACGCTGGGATTCGACATCGTCGTCCACTCGGTGACGAAATATCTCAACGGCCATAGCGACATGATCGGCGGAGCGGCGATCGTCGGCGATCGAAAAGATTTGGCAGATCAGCTTCGCTTCCTGCAGAACGCGGTGGGCGGGATTCTCGGGCCGTTCGATTGCTTTCTGGCCTTGCGCGGATTGAAAACGCTCTCGCTGCGCATGCAGCGGCACTGCGAAAGCGCGATGCAGATCGCCGATTGGCTCGAGCGCCGCGGCGACATCGTCCGGGTCTACTATCCCGGCCTGCGCTCGCACCGGCAGCACGATCTGGCCAAGCGCCAGATGCGCGCTTTCGGCGGAATGGTGTCGGTGGTGGTCGATGGCGGACAGCCACGGGCCAAACGGCTGCTCGAACGCTGCCGCATTTTTTCCCTCGCCGAAAGCCTCGGAGGCGTCGAAAGCCTCATCGAGCATCCCGGCCTGATGACCCACGCCTCGATCCCGGCCGCCCAACGGGCTGCGATCGGCATCGACGACGGATTGGTGCGGCTATCGGTCGGCGTCGAAGACGTGCAAGACCTGCTCGCCGATCTGGAGCAAGCGCTGCAGTAGGCCTTTTCGCACAGACTAAGCCGACTGCTGTATCGACTCGCCGATTATCTGGCTGACGCCTTCATGAAAGCTCGTAACGTGCGATCGAAAGTATCGCCTGTCATGCTGGGATTATACGTTGCCGCCGGGCGAAATGCCGAAGCGCGTCGGCGCGCTAACCCCTAGCGATTCTGCTGTCGAGCGGTTAGAGTCGAACGCGCATGACTCCGAAATTATGGGAATTCTGGATCGACGTCGGCGGCACGTTTACCGACTGCGTGGCTCGGCGGCCCGATGGCGCGCTCGTCCGGCACAAATTGCTCAGCTCGGGCGTCACCAAAGGAGCAGCCGGCGACGGCACAACCGCCATTGAAATCGTCGACCCGTTGCGCAAGTCCGACCCGCTGGGATTTTGGAACGGTTTCACGTTGCGATTGTTGGATTCCGGCGGCCAAGTCGCGGCGGAAGCGAGCGTCGCGTCGTTTGACGCTGCGACCGGCGGCCTGCGCTTGGTCGCTCCCATGGATGCGTTGCCACGAGTCGGGCAAGTTTATGAACTGTCGTCGGGACAGGAATCGCCGATCCTCGGTGTGCGATACCTGTTGCGGCTAGCGGCCGACGAGCCGATTCCGCAGGTGTCGGTCCGTTTGGGAACCACGCGCGGCACGAATGCGCTGATCACGCGCCGCGGCGCACGCACGGCGCTCGTGACTACCCGCGGATTCGGCGATTTGCCGTACATCGGCTATCAGAATCGCCCGAAGTTATTCGAATTGGCGATTCACAAGTTGCCGGTGTTGCCGGCGACGGTCGTCGAGATCGACGAGCGCGTCGCGGCCGACGGCGCGGTGTTGCGATCGCCCGATCCGGAAGCGATTCGCAGGCAATTGGCGGCACTGCGGCCGACGGGAATCGAATCGTTGGCCATCTGCTTGCTCCATGGCTTTGCCTATCCGGCCCACGAGCAACTCGTCGCCGAGATTGCTCGCCAAGTGGGCTTTGCGGAAATCAGCGTATCGAGCGTCGTGGCCCCGCTCGTGAAGATCGTTTCCCGCAGCGACACGACGGCGATGGATGCGTATCTGAATCCGATTTTGCGATCGTATATCGCCCGACTGCGAACGGCACTCGCGGACAGCGATTTGCGAATTCTCACCTCGGCGGGCGGTCTGGTCGCGGCAGAGCAATTCGTCGGCAAAGACAGCATTCTCTCCGGCCCTGCGGGCGGAGTCGTTGGTTTCTCACGCGTCGCAAGATCGGCCGGATTCGATCGGGCCATCGGATTCGACATGGGGGGCACGAGCACCGATGTCTCACGCTTCGATGGCCAATACGATTTGGAATACGAAACCGAGAAGTCGGGCGTCCGTGTCGTCGCGCCGATGATGGCCATCGAAACGGTCGCGGCCGGCGGCGGCTCGATCTGCCGTTTCGATGGCGTGAAGCTCGTCGTCGGCCCGGATAGCGCCGGCGCCGATCCCGGGCCCGCCTGCTACGGCCGCGGCGGTCCGCTTACGGTGACCGATTTGAACGTCCACTCGGGCAAAATTCTTCCCGGCGGCTTTCCGTTTCCGCTCGATCTCGACGCCGTCGACCGCCGGCTGAGCGAATTGGCCGCCGAGGTCGCCGCGGCGACGGGCCGGCGCTATTCGCCGGCTGAAATGGCCGACGGATTGCTCCGCGTGGCGAATGTGAACATGGTTCGCGCGATTCGCAAGGTATCGATCGCCCGCGGCTGCGACCCGCGGCAATATGTGCTGGTGCCGTTTGGCGGCGCGGCGGGGCAGCATGCCTGCGCGGTGGCCCGGCAATTGGGCGTTGGGCAACTTCTCACGCACCCCGACGCGGGCCTGCTCAGCGCTCGGGGCATTGGGCTGGCCGATGCGGTGCGGCATCGAGTGGAAGGCATTTATGGCCCCTATTCGCAAGAAACGCTTGGCACGGTGGAGCGGATTTGGGACCGGCTCGCCGAAGAAGCCCGCGCGGAAATCACCGCGGAAGATTCGCTTGGGCAATTCAACCAGGAGGCGATCGAAATCCGGCGGCGGATGGACCTGCGCTATCGCGGCACGGATACATACTTGACGATCGATCGGCCTGCCGACGGCGATTTTGCAGCGGCCTTTCGCGCCGAACATAGCCGGCTGTATGGCTACACCCATGCCAAACGTCCGCTGGAGATCGTGGCAGCGCGGATCGAAGCGATCGGCCGGCAAGCGGAGTCGTTGTCGCAATCGGGCCGCGTCGCATCTCGCCCGCTCTCTACAAAGCGGCAGACAACCGTCCGCTTCGATGGCAGGCCACTCGACACGCAGGTTTTCCGTCGCGACGAACTTCGACCGGGCCATCGCTTTGCCGGTCCGGCGATCGTGCACGAGTTCGCCTCGACGACGGTCGTCGATCCCGGCTGGGAGGCGGAAGTTCTCAGCGGCGGAGAAATCCTGCTAAACGACACCGCGCAAGAGGAGCCCGCATCGCGGGAGCCCGATGTGCTAGCAAGGGAATCGTCGGACGAGATCAAATCCTCGGGGCAGATGCCTCAAGCTCTGGCGGCGTTTGGCAAGCAGCAAAACGGCAACAGCGGGGCGGACGGCACACGGAGTGTGCCTGCTACGGTGGACGCCGATCCGGTGCTGTTGGAAATTTTCAACAACCATTTCGCCGGGATTGCCGAGCAGATGGGGGTCGTTCTGCGCGATACGGCTTCGAGCGTGAACGTGAAGGAGCGGCTCGATTTTAGCTGTGCGATTTTCACCGCTCATGGCGAATTGGTCGTGAACGCTCCGCATATTCCCGTGCATCTCGGAGCGATGGGGCAAACGGTTCGTTGCATTTTGGCCGACAATCCGGCGATCGAACCCGGCGACGTGTTCGTGACCAATGACCCGTATCGCGGCGGCTCGCATTTGCCGGATGTGACCGTCGTGACGCCGGTTCACGAGCCGGTGGCGCTCGCCGTCGCGGGCGGCCGTTCGCCGCGGTTGCTGTTCATCACGGCGAGCCGAGCGCACCATGCCGAGATCGGCGGGATGGTTCCCGGTTCGATGCCTCCGAAATCGAAGAACCTGGCCGAGGAAGGAGTGCTGATTCGCAACTTCCGCTTGCTTGCCGCGGGCGAACCGCGGTTCGATGCGCTCGGCGAATTGCTATCCTCCGCTCCGCTTCCCAGCCGCGCGGTGGCCGACAATCTGGCCGATGTCGCGGCGCAAGTCGCAGCGAACCGGCAAGGCGTCGTGCAACTCGAAGCGCTCGTGGCGCGGGAGGGTTGGCCGATGATCGAGGCCTATATGCGGCACATTCAAACTGCGGCCGAGCGGAAGACACGGATCGCCCTTTCCCGGCTTTCGCCCGGCCGGCGCGAGTTTGTCGATCATCTCGACGATGGTTCGCCGATTCGAGTCGCGATCACGCTATTCCCCGGTTCCGATGGGCCGGCCGCCGAAATCGATTTCACGGGCACGGGCCCGGTGCTACCCGGAAACCTGAATGCCAATCAGGCGATTGTCACGGCGGCGCTGATGTATGTGCTGCGGCTGTTGATCGATGAAGATATTCCGCTGAACGAAGGCGTATTGTCACCGGTGCGCGTGGTGTTGCCGGAGTGTTTGTTGAATCCACCGTCGCGTGATCGGCCGGAGCTTTGCGCCGCGATGGCGGGGGGCAATGTCGAAACCTCGCAGCGCGTCGTCGATGTGTTGCTGGGCGCATTCGGTTTGGCCGCGGCCAGCCAAGGCACGATGAACAATCTGCTGTTCGGCGATGCGCATTTCGGCTATTACGAAACGCTGTGCGGCGGCTCCGGCGCCACGGCCGACGAGCCCGGCGCCGACGCGGTGCACACGCACATGACCAACACGCGGCTCACCGACCCGGAAATTCTCGAGCGGCGATATCCGGTGCGGCTGTTGGGATTTTCGATTCGCCGCGGCTCCGGCGGCCGGGGACAGAGGCGCGGCGGCGATGGCGTGGTGCGCCGGCTCGAATTCTTGCGCCCCTTGGAAGTGTCGATTCTATCGCAGCGCCGCGGGCCGTATCCGCCCTACGGCATGGCGGGCGGAGAACCGGGTTCGCTTGGCCGCAACACGCTACGCCGCGCCGACGGCACGACGCTCGATCTCGGCGCGTGCAGCCAATTTTCGCTCGCCCTGGGCGACGTTCTTACCATTGAAACGCCCGGCGGCGGCGGTTGGGGCGCGGAAGGCTGAACTTCGCGCCACGCCGCGCTGCCGTGTTGTCAATCCGCGAGCGTCGATTGCACAACCGAAGCCGAGGGCAATTCGTGGACGAAAAGCGAATCGGCGTCCAGCGACGATCGGGCCAATTCCACGATATGCCGATGGTGCGTGAACAGGATCACTTGCGCGCGCGCCGAGAATTCGGCAAGCAATTGCAATGTCGCGGCCGATCGTTCGTCGTCGAAGCGGATCAGGATGTCGTCGACGATGAATGGAATCGGTGGATGTGTTTCGAGATATTCGCTCAGCCACGCCAGCCTCACGGCAAGAAAAAGCTGGTCGGCCGTGCCGTCGCTCATTTCCGACATGCGAACCAGCCGGTCATCGGCGGCGCGAACGGCCATGAGTTCCGGCCGCCCCTCGCTGTCAAACTCTTCCTTCAGTCCGGCAAAGGCCCCCAGCGTCAGACGGCAAAGGAATTCGCCGGCCCGCCCAATGATGGGGCCCTGGTGCCGCTTGCGATATCGCTCGATCCCTATTTTCAATGTCGCAAGCGAGATTTGGAGCCGAGCATATTCCCGGGCGGCGCCGCCGATTTGAGTCATCAGGTCGTGGACTTGCTCGGCAGCGTCGGCAGCTTTGGCGCTTGAATCCATCATGTCGAGCGCATGCCGCTCCTCGCCGATCTTTGGGCCGAGCTGGTCCTTCAATTCGCGGTCGAGTTGGTCGATTTGTTGGTCGAGCTGGCGAATCCGCGGCTCGAGCGCGTCGGCATCTGCTGTTTGCGCTTCCGCGATGAAGACCGCCAGCGGCTGGCCGGCGCTGAAATCGCGCATCCTTTCTTCTTGACCGCGGATCGTTTTCTCGAGCTCACGGCGTTCGAACGATCGATCTTCCGCGCCGGGCAGATCGGCGACGGTTTCGCATCGGGCTTCCTGGCAGAGCGATTCCATTTGAATCTGCGCTTTCTCGATTGCTTCGCTGGCAGCGGCAAGACATTGCCGCTCGTCGGCCAACTGCTTTTCGAGCAGCGCCCGATTTCGATCGGCGGCAAGCGCGGCATGAAGTCGCTGTCCCAATTCCTCGGCGGCACGATCGGCGGGCAAATCCTTCAAGTCCGGCGCGACTTGGTCTGCCAATTCCCGAACGTCGGCCGCGAACTGTTCCATTGCCTGATCCATTTCGCCGATCCGTTCACGGGCCTCTTTGACACCTTGCTGCTTTTCGCGCAATTGCGCGAGCAGGTCGAGTACCGCGTTGGCTTCATTCGGGCTCCCAGCGGCATCGAGCGGCAAATCGGCAATCACGGCGGCCCATTCTTTTTGCCAGGTGTCAAGCTTGACTTGGGCGGCCGATAATCTGTGCTGCGCCCGCTTCTGCTCCTTTTCCAACCGTTCCGATTCGACGGTAAGATCGCGGTGCTGCCGAACGATGTCGGCCGCTTCATCGATCCACCGGGTGGCGGCGGCGACGAGTTGCTCGAGCGTGGGGCTCGGCGGCAGTTGTGCGGGGTCGAAGGCGGAAAGGAGTTCGACGAGGCGGCTGCGGTGTTGCTCAACCCGCTCTTGCAACTGCTGAGCCCGATCGCGCTGCCGGCGCAGCGATTCCGCCTGTTGCACCAATTCGGCATGTTGCCGGCTCCAGCGAAGCATTTCGCGCGGCGTCAGCGGAGCATTGCAAACCGGCTGCCAAAGCCGATTCCAATCAGCGAGTTCTCTTTCGCGGCGAGCGGCAACCGATTGCAGTTGCTCCGACAAGGCGGCGATTCGCCGGGCACACTCCGACTGCTGAGCCGCGAGTTGGGCATGCGTGGCAACGCGATCAGCCTCGCGGCGCAAGCGGTCGGCGACCTGATCGCTGGCTTCCACGCCCCGTCCGAAGGCGGCTGCGAGTTGTTCCGAACCCCGTTCGCCCGCAAGCCACGACTGGCGAATCGACTGCCAGACTCGTTCGCGCTCTTGCCGGGCTGCTTGTAGATCGCCCTCGGTGGGCACATCGAATTCGAGCCGCAGGGCGTCGAACGTTCGCTCGAGTTCGCCCGCCTCTACGCGGTGCTCCTCCAATCGCCGATCCGCGGCTTTTTGCTCCTTGTCGATGTCGGCGAATTCCTTTTCGAAGCGCTCGATCG of Pirellulales bacterium contains these proteins:
- a CDS encoding hydantoinase B/oxoprolinase family protein, which gives rise to MTPKLWEFWIDVGGTFTDCVARRPDGALVRHKLLSSGVTKGAAGDGTTAIEIVDPLRKSDPLGFWNGFTLRLLDSGGQVAAEASVASFDAATGGLRLVAPMDALPRVGQVYELSSGQESPILGVRYLLRLAADEPIPQVSVRLGTTRGTNALITRRGARTALVTTRGFGDLPYIGYQNRPKLFELAIHKLPVLPATVVEIDERVAADGAVLRSPDPEAIRRQLAALRPTGIESLAICLLHGFAYPAHEQLVAEIARQVGFAEISVSSVVAPLVKIVSRSDTTAMDAYLNPILRSYIARLRTALADSDLRILTSAGGLVAAEQFVGKDSILSGPAGGVVGFSRVARSAGFDRAIGFDMGGTSTDVSRFDGQYDLEYETEKSGVRVVAPMMAIETVAAGGGSICRFDGVKLVVGPDSAGADPGPACYGRGGPLTVTDLNVHSGKILPGGFPFPLDLDAVDRRLSELAAEVAAATGRRYSPAEMADGLLRVANVNMVRAIRKVSIARGCDPRQYVLVPFGGAAGQHACAVARQLGVGQLLTHPDAGLLSARGIGLADAVRHRVEGIYGPYSQETLGTVERIWDRLAEEARAEITAEDSLGQFNQEAIEIRRRMDLRYRGTDTYLTIDRPADGDFAAAFRAEHSRLYGYTHAKRPLEIVAARIEAIGRQAESLSQSGRVASRPLSTKRQTTVRFDGRPLDTQVFRRDELRPGHRFAGPAIVHEFASTTVVDPGWEAEVLSGGEILLNDTAQEEPASREPDVLARESSDEIKSSGQMPQALAAFGKQQNGNSGADGTRSVPATVDADPVLLEIFNNHFAGIAEQMGVVLRDTASSVNVKERLDFSCAIFTAHGELVVNAPHIPVHLGAMGQTVRCILADNPAIEPGDVFVTNDPYRGGSHLPDVTVVTPVHEPVALAVAGGRSPRLLFITASRAHHAEIGGMVPGSMPPKSKNLAEEGVLIRNFRLLAAGEPRFDALGELLSSAPLPSRAVADNLADVAAQVAANRQGVVQLEALVAREGWPMIEAYMRHIQTAAERKTRIALSRLSPGRREFVDHLDDGSPIRVAITLFPGSDGPAAEIDFTGTGPVLPGNLNANQAIVTAALMYVLRLLIDEDIPLNEGVLSPVRVVLPECLLNPPSRDRPELCAAMAGGNVETSQRVVDVLLGAFGLAAASQGTMNNLLFGDAHFGYYETLCGGSGATADEPGADAVHTHMTNTRLTDPEILERRYPVRLLGFSIRRGSGGRGQRRGGDGVVRRLEFLRPLEVSILSQRRGPYPPYGMAGGEPGSLGRNTLRRADGTTLDLGACSQFSLALGDVLTIETPGGGGWGAEG
- a CDS encoding pyridoxal-phosphate dependent enzyme, giving the protein MSTGFLADGLIAGGNVPIHTSTCPSDSRTVQLLDLIGNTPLVPLRAIDTGPCELLVKLENCNPGGSIKDRIGRSMIEAAERDGRIQPGSTLVEATAGNTGLGLALIAAQKQYRLILVIPDKMSQEKVNHLKALGAEVVMTRSDVGRGHPEYYQDMAEQIARQTPRSFYVNQFNNPANPAAHETTTAPEIWRQCEGRLDAVVCGVGSGGTLTGLSRYFAKVAPHVEIVLADPVGSVLADYIATGRIGEAGSWLVEGIGEDFLPPIADLSRVRRAYQISDRESFEVARDLLRREGLLAGSSSGTLVAAALRYCREQTEPKRVVTFACDSGNKYLSKMYNDNWLADQGIDRRERTGDLRDLISRRFADQAVVTVAPSDPLYIAHTRMRSHDVSQLPVVQRSAIVGLIDESDLLLAVADDPAGFQQPVERHMISRLVTLPRHARIDEARAILTSGLVVIVADETGFHGLITRTDLLNFLRRR
- a CDS encoding arylsulfatase; this encodes MNRTSFLTRICFFVAACLLFVSTAAHAVLAADSSQQAPPRPNIVYILCDDLGYGDVHCLNPRRGKIPTPNIDRLATQGMAFTDAHGGSSVCTPTRYGILTGRYAWRSRLQSGVLAGESPPLIAPQRLTVPVLLKQHGYATACLGKWHLGLKFGPHGYADSIEDGPLEHGFDYFYGISASLDMPPFAFVENHRFTEIPSVTKKWLRAGPAAKSFDAVDVLPTLTRKAVAYIGGHAASAKLGNPFFLYLAFTSPHTPIVPTAEWQGKSPLGPYGDFVMQTDWATGEVLHAIDKAGLADDTLVIFTSDNGCSPAAGVDKLEAKGHYPSAEFRGYKSDIWDGGHRIPFIVRWPGQVKAAAASDQLTCLTDLLATCADLVGDKLPDNAGEDSVSILPALLGRDKAPLREAVVHHSIDGLFAIRQGPWKLEFCPGSGGWSTPHDAQATKAGLPEIQLYNMRGDVGERTNVEADHRDIVRRLTKLFERYVAEGRSTPGATQSNDVRVEIFKTASAKASEKLREIGD
- a CDS encoding PLP-dependent aspartate aminotransferase family protein, translated to MLHETTPAIAGAATSVVPVVLPLASTLPPRLGFATRAVHAGQHPDPTTGAVMQPIYATSTYVQQSPGVHKGFDYGRSHNPTRFAFERCVADLENGQSAFAFASGLAAAATVLEVLDHGAHVVVCDDLYGGSYRLFERVRRRTANLDFTYVDPTNLPALEAAILPNTRMVWIESPSNPLLKLADLERIAALAARHHLISVADNTFATPFVQCPLTLGFDIVVHSVTKYLNGHSDMIGGAAIVGDRKDLADQLRFLQNAVGGILGPFDCFLALRGLKTLSLRMQRHCESAMQIADWLERRGDIVRVYYPGLRSHRQHDLAKRQMRAFGGMVSVVVDGGQPRAKRLLERCRIFSLAESLGGVESLIEHPGLMTHASIPAAQRAAIGIDDGLVRLSVGVEDVQDLLADLEQALQ